The Lacticaseibacillus pabuli region AGGAATGGCAGCTCACCCCCACGCCACTTGGTACTGAGGTGGCCGCAGCGAAGCAAGCATTGGATCGCCAGCTGCACGCCAAGGCGGAAGTGATTGCGTCGCACTACTCGCCCGAAGAACTCGCCAGGTTTAACCAATTCATCGGTGAGATTATCAACTTAAGAGCAAATTAAAACGGTGGCCCGAATGGGTCACCGTTTTGTTGTCTATCAATCTAATTACTTAATCCGAACCATGTAACGTGCATCAAGGAATTGGTTACCACCAAGTGAGTAGTAAGTGTGGCCCTTCAGGAAAGCAAGTCCGAAGACCTTCCAATTTGTCCCGTGCTTGAGGCGCTTTGACTTCCCATTTTGAGACACTGGCTTCAGCTGGTCGTTCCAAACCTGAATCCCATACCCAGGAATGTAGCGTACCTGGCAAACCATCTTAAATGGAATGACAGTTGCGTAAGGAATGACATCCAGCGCGTAGATAAACTGACCGCCGCCCAAATCATAGTAAGGCTTCTGGTTGATTTCGACACGATCGTTCACTTTCCAGTCGGTCATGGCCTTGAGTGTCTTCACCTTGACCCCAGACTGGTTAATCACGTCTGTCGGCTTAATCGTGGTAATTACCCCATGATCGCTGTTCAGCAAGACTGCTTTAAACGAAATCTGGTCGGCATTAGCCGCAGGTGTGGTTGCGGCATTAACACCATTTGAACCGACACCAACTGCCACCAACATGCCAAGTGCAGCTAATGCGGAAACAATTAACCGTTTCGCCCACTTTGTTCCAAAATGCTTATCCATCCTGAGACCTCCTCATATGATTCACTGTCGTTTCCAATCACGACAAGCATAACAAATATGACCGGAATAACAAGGTATGGCGGACATTATTGGGGAACATTCGGCACGTTTATTGTCGCAAAATCCTAATGCAGATTGATGTAGGCAGCATCAACCAACTGACCACCACCCAAATCATAGTACACACGGCCACTGCGAGTCACGACACCATACACTTGCCACTCGCTGTCGTGGTTCAGCTTGCGTTTTGAGCCATCCGCGTTGGTTACGGCTGTCCGCCCATCGTTGGTCCACAGCTGAATCCCGTACTTGGGCACGTAAACAACCGTTGCCGTTCCACGCAGGGCAAAATCAGCGTCGGTGGGCTTTGGCGTCACGGTCGACAGCGTCAGCCGGGCATCACGCACGCCAACTAACTGGCCGCCGCCCAAATCGTAGTACACCTCACCATCTGGTCCGGCAACCAAGCCGAAACTATGCCAAGATGTGCGACTCGGCAAGACCCGTGACGTCATTTCAAAGGACTTATCGTACACAATCGCAGCCGCGCTGATTGTGACTGTGCCACGAATCGGTGCGCTCGTGGCGGGTAATTCCTGGTTAACAGCTTGGTCGCTCACAACTTCGTCTGGCAAGCCGATGACTGTTTCTGGGATATATACCGATGCGTCATTCGCCTGACCATCAGGGGACGCGGTAACTGCTGGCACTTCACGTGGTGAGGCCTCACTATCCGCATCTGGGCCATCCGCTGGTATTTCGGTCGCAGTGTTGCCTTCTTCATCAACCGGCGTCTGTTCATCAGGCTCATCTGTCTCTACGGGCATTGTGTCCTCGGGCTTATCCGTCTCTACAGTTGCTGTATCCTCAGGTTCATCCGTCTCTGCAGGTGTTGTGTCCTCAGGTTCATCCGGTTCAACAGGCACTGTGTCTTCTGGCTCATCCGTTTCTACAGGCACCGTATCCTCAGGTTCATCCGTCTCTGCAGGTGTTGTGTCCTCAGGTTCATCCGGTTCAACAGGCACCGTATCTTCTGGCTCATCCGTTTCTACGGGCACCGTATCCTCAGGCTCATCTGTCTCTACAGGCACCGTATCTTCTGACTCGTCTGTTTCTACGGGCACCGTATCCTCAGGCTCATCTGTCTCTACAGGCACCGTATCTTCTGGCTCATCTGTCTCTACAGGCACCGTGTCTTCTGGCTCATCTGTCTCTACAGGCACTGTGTCCTCAGGTTCAGTATCATCCTGATTCGGCGTCGTTTCTGCCACCACTGGCTTGGCGTTTTCCACGTATACTAGCAATTCTCCATCTTGCATGTCGTGCTTTACCGTGTCATCCGCGTTTAAGGTGAACTGGTAGCCCTCTGGAATTTGAATGGTGGGTTCGTACTCATAGGTCACAACTGCGCTCACATTTTTTGCCCCCGCATCCACAAAACGCACGTGAATTTGGTCAAAATTTAGCACAGGCACGGTCACCGTCCCAGCCGCCTCATCAAGGTGATAGCCTAGGAAAGGCACTGGCTTATAATCTAATGTTCCTTTGAACGGATAATTCGTGAGATCGTGATTGGCTGGCAAGGTAATCTTTTCTGATGTCTTACTCACCACGCTTTGTGCATCCCCAGACATGACATTGTGATACCGCACAGAAACCTCACGTAACGCGGCCTGATTACCTGTAGCAACCTCAGCAGTGGCACCCCCACCAGCCGCCAGGGTCGCACTCCCCGTGGTACTTAACGCTGCCATTGCGGCCAAAATCGTGAGCGTATACTTATACTTCATTTCAATTCCCCCAATTACTCAGCAAATGTGTGACTAGCAATGAGGTGAGTATAACGGATAAAGAACAAAGCTGTCACCGCAAAAGCGATGACAGCTTTACCATATCTGATACATATTGGTCACAAATTTTAGGATTGTGGGTGGCACGCAAAGTATGGCATAATCCCCGTCGCAGCAGCAAAATAGTGCCAGTCAAAAGGTTAGATTTGTCCACTAGTCGCGAGTAGCAGTCGTCGTGTTACCCTCTTGGTAGAGCGACACACCATTCGATTTAATAACATCTCGGTACCAATAGTAGGAATCTTTCAAGTAACGGCGATTACTGCCCTGGCCTAAATCGTCCAGATCCACGTAGACAAAGCCATACCGTTTTGACATCTGCGAGGTTGCAGCACTAATCAAATCAATGCAGCCCCAGGTTGTGTAACCCATCACGTCGACGCCTTGTTTGATGGCGAGGTTGACCTGCTTAAAATGATCCGCAAAGTACTGAATCCGGTACGGGTCGTGCACTTGGCCGTCAGTCAGGGTATCATGTGCCCCAATTCCGTTTTCGACGATAAACACTGGCTTTTGGTAGCGGTCGTAGATATCAATCAAGGCCACTCGCAAGCCCACAGGGTCAATCTGCCAGCCCCAGTCGCTCGTTTGCAAATATGGGTTCTTCACGCTGGTTGTGAGGTTGCCCCCAACTTGTGCCATATCCGTTTCATCCTTGGTTTTGACCACACTCATGTAGTAGCTGAAGGAGACAAAATCAACCGTGTAACGCCGTAGCAACTCCGTATCCCCTGGTGCCATTGCAATCGCAATGTGCTGTTCCTCGAAGTAATTCAACATGTACTGCGGATAGGCGCCGCGTACTTGCACGTCCGCGTAAAAATAGTTGTTCCGGTTATAGGCTTGCGCCAGCACCTGATCATCCGGGTTAGCCGTCAGTGGATATGCCAATGTCTTGGTCATCATGCAGCCAATCTTGTCTTGCGGGTTAATGTCGTGCAGGGCTTTGGTCGCTAACGCACTGGCGACGAATTGATGGTGCAAGGCCTGGTAGATAGCCTGTTTAACGTCGTGCGCATTAGCGTACTTCTCCTCGACCACGCCAACCGTCGCGAACGGATGCCGCAACGCTGAGTCGATTTCGTTAAACGTCAACCAGTAATGCACATCCTGCGCGTATTCCTGAAAGCAAACCGTCGCAAAACGCACAAACATGGTGACCACTTGCCGTGAAACCCAGCCGTCATAATGATTGACCAAATATAGCGGCATTTCGTAGTGGGAAAGGGTCACGAGCGGCTCAATTCCATCACGCTTCATCTCCGCGAACAAGTCGTGGTAATATTGCACGCCCTTAGGATTGGGCGCCTGCTCAGTCCCCTTCGGAAAGAGACGCGTCCACGCAATCGAAACACGGAGGCACTTTAAGCCCATCCCCTTAAGCAAGGCCAAATCTGCTTTGTAGTGGTGGTAAAAATCAATCCCGTGCCGCTTGGGATAATACGTGGTGTCTGTGCTGGCCATCGCCGCTCGAATCTGGTCAGGTGAAACGTGCCACTGACTGGCGTAATCCTTAGGGTCCAGGTCCGGCCGGTACTGCGCCACATCGGCTACCGACATGCCCTTGCCATCTTCGTTCCAGGCACCCTCAGTTTGGTTGGCCGCGATGGCACCGCCCCATAGAAAATCTTTTGGAAAATAGCTCTTCATATGTAACTCCTCTCAACGCAAAAACCTCCCGAGTCACTGACTCAGGAGGTTTGGTATCTCTTAGTAGCCTTCAATCAAGTGGCTGTCCTTGCCAGAAGCTTGGTCGCCAGCCTTTGCCGAAGCGATATTACGAATTGTTTCAGCCAGGCGGAACAGGTCAAGGTCGTGGTTTTCCAGACCCCAGTAAATAATCTCCGGTTGCCGCGCGTCCTCGGACGTGTAGCCCATTTTCTTAATCATGTCATTGACGGCACTGCTGGATGAAATCACCACATCCGCCTCGTTCGCGTGATTCTGCGGAATCAGTTGGATGACGTTCATGTCCTGCAAGAACTGGAGCATATCGTCGGTGGCTAATTCACGCTGATCGACTTCGACCGTCACTTTCAGCACTGGTGCGGCGTCAAAGTCCGCGAAATTTGCCCGAATGATGCTAAACAAGCTCTCCGCGATGTCTGGCATGAACCGTTTGAACTGGCCAGATGCCTCGCTGTCCGGAATACCGTTAATAGCGGCCGCGACTTGTGCGTAAACTCCGCGTCCGGAATTCTGCAGGACGTTGCGTTCAGCGAAGTCACTGCTCCGGACATAAGGCCCATTCATGACGTAGTACGCTGTCCCCAACCGATACATGTTGGACTGCAGGATGACATCCCCACGCGTGTGCATTTTACTAAACGAATCCATGTCAGCGGTCAGCTCATTCAACACATGTTGCACGAAGTCATCAACTGGGTTGGCAAAGCTGTGCAGGTGTTCCCGCAATTCCCGGCCACCTTGCGTGTCGTAAGGGCTGCTACTCATCGCAACCGCGCGCACAAAGTGATAGTGCCGCATTTCATTGGTGAGCACACGCTCTGTAATGCCTGGGAAATAAGTGGTGGTGAAGGGTTCGTTATCCGGATTCTTCTCATAAGGCACCAGCTGGTCAAAGCGGGTGCTGATTGGTACCGCGTGACCCTGCGCAAGGCGCATCTTCATGACCCCAATCATGATGAGGTTGCCACGGGAAATCACATCCGTTTGGTCGACCCCCAGCATCTTGTGCTGGTTAATGATCAAATAGATTTGACGCGCCTCATCCTGACTGATGACTTTTTCAAACGGCCATGGTCCGCCGCGATAGCCTTCATAGTAGAAGGTATCCAGCAAGCACCGCAAGCCGAATTCTGGTCCGCGTGGCGCCCAAGAGACTTGGTCAAAGTACAGTTTGTTGCGTTGCATCAAGTCTCGGAATGGGTCGAGCCGCCGCCGGATGGTGGCAGTACTTAAGCCCGCCGCCTTCGCGAACGCACCAATGTCTGCGCCGTCGTTGCGGAAAGCTTCATCGATGAACCGGAAAGCAAGTGATTGTTGGAGCAAGAAGAACCGGTAACATTCCACGCTGATATTTTCCGCAAGTTCTTGGAAAGTTGCCTCTTCCGTGACATCACGGTTCAGGTTCTCCTTGTTAATCTTGACAAGGTCCGCGTAGACCTCTTGGTGCGCCTTATAGGTTTGTGGATAAGACAAATCCATCAACGTACTCAATCGACTTACGGTGAGCGAATTGCCACTCAACGATTTCATGAGTTTGAACAGGCGATATGCGACCTCAGAACGCTTGTCAAAGAATAAATTTTCAAACATCACTCACCCTCCCCGCTCTAATATTATGTACAGTTCACACACGTTAACCACACAAGGTAATAATACCGCATCGCCCGACAAAGTTAAAAGTGTCTTGGTTGATTTTGTCATTAATCGCGCTTTCATGCAACTAAATACGGCGTTTTTAACAAATAATCTTGTCTGGTTAATTTGACTGTCCCTAAAAACACCGATAACAAAAAACAGTTGCACCCCCGCATTAGCGGCAGTGCAACTGTTTACGACAAGGATTACTTCTTGTTGGTTGCCCCAACAAAGTTAATCATGTTGCCAGGACTGTAGGTCATGTGCTTGATGGTCTTCTTGGTCAGGTGCGCTTCACCAGTCTGGTAAAGGCCGATGACACCTTGCTGGTCGGCGAGAATTTCGTCAGCCTGCTTGAGGTCGTTCCAGCGCTTGCTGATAGAAGTAGCATCGGTTGTCTTAGAAGCCTTGATCAGCTGATCGTACTTGGCGTTGCTCCACTGACCCATGTTGTATGAGTTGTCAGAGGTGAACAGGTCAAGGAAGCTGATGGCATCTGGGAAGTCAGCCTGCCATGAGGAGACAACGACATCTGCGTTGTGCGCCAGGGACAGGGAGACACGTGTCTTAAATGGTACGGACTTGGTCGAAACCTTGATACCAGGTAATGCCTTGGTCCAGGCACCCTGCAGGTATTCAAGGGTACTCTTCGCAACGTCGGTATCATCAGAGAGCAGTGTGAAGGAAACGTTCTTGATGCCAAGTTCCTTCAGGCCCTGCTTGTACAGCTTGTCTGCTTCGGCTGGGTCGTACTTGGAGTTGCTTGCGTACTTCTTAGAAGCATCGGTCGCAAAGTCCTTCTTGTTATCAACGTTCTGGAACAGGTCGTATGGCACTGGCTGTGAAACTGGCTTTGAACCATCACCCAGAACCTTCTTGATGAATTCCTTACGGTTGATGGACAGGGACAGCGCCTTGCGGATGTTCTCGTTACCAAGGGCCTTAACGCGCTTAGCGTTCATTTCAAGATATGTCGTGCGACCTTGGGTAACCGTGTTGTATGCGGAATCGTTCTTCATCTGCGCAGCAGTATCGCCAGAGAGAATGGCGTCGTCGAGCTTGCCATCCTGGTAAAGGTTGAGGGCAGTTGTTGCTTCCTTAACCACCTGGGTCTTGATGCTGGTTACGTGAACGTTCTTAGCATCCCAGTACTTCGGGTTCTTCTTTTCAGTCCAGCTGTTGGAAGAACCGTTCCAACCGGTCAGAACGTATGGCCCGTTGTAGGTCGTCGTCTTGGAGGTTGTCCCGTACTTCTTGCCGTACTTATCAACTGCAGCCTTTTCAACTGGGTTGAAGACCTGCAGGGTAATCATGGATTCAAAGTAAGGCATTGGGGTATCCAGCTTAACCTGGAACTTGTACTTGCCAATTGCCTTGGCACCGAGTGTTGAGGCAGGCTTCTTACCAGCCTGAACCGCATCGGCGTTCTTAATACCAGTAGTTATGTACGCATATTCTGACTTGGTCTTAGGATCAGCAAGCCGGCGCCATGAATACTGGAAATCCTGTGCCGTAACGGGCTTACCATCGCTCCACTTCAAATCCTTACGTAGGGTGAAGGTGTAAGTCTTCTGATCCTTAGAAACAGTCGCGCGCTTGGTTGCGGCATCTGCTTCCAACTTTTTACCGTGATAACGCAGCAGGCCAGCACCAGTATCCTGGAGAACCTGACCAGAAATAGCATCAGTTGCCTGAGCCGCATCCATCGTGGCAATAACATCTTTGGACATCCGAGTGATCGACTGACCTTTGCTAGAACTTGAACTGCTACCACAAGCTGCGAGCAGAACAACTAAAGTTGCTAACGAAGCGCCTAACCAAAGTGGTTTCTTCTTCATGTGAGTTTCCCTCCTGAAATTTAATTCGGTTCTTATATTACGCCACAAACTTCATTTTGTATACTCATATTCCTCATATTTTCGTCTTATTTGTCACGAATTGCGCATTTGTCGTAAACACCTGTTTATATTCCAGGCGATATATCCATTTTGTCTCACTTGCTATTAATAAAACGATGTGAGACGAAATGTCGGCTTATTAACCAAATTAATAGCTGTGCTGGCAATTCAAGTAACTCCCCCGATGGCCACAAAAAAACGCCTCCGCGAGTGCGGAGACGTTCATCAGTAATTGAATGACAAATTACTTCTTGTCGACGTGTGCGCCAACAAAGTTAATCATACCGTTAGGGCAAATTGCCATACCCTTGATGCTGGTACGGGTCAAGTGAGATTCACCGAGCTGGTACAGTGGGATGACACCGGCAGTCTTGGTGAGCAATTCACTCGCCTGCTGCATGTCGTTCCAGCGCTTGTCAGCGTTCGTTGCGTCAACACCTGAGGAGGCGTTAATCAACTTGTCGTACTGGGCATTGCTGAACTGACCATCGTTGTATGATGCGCCAGTTGTGAACATGCTCAGGAAGCTGATAGCATCTGGGAAGTCAGGGCTCCATGCCGTAACAACCATGTCGCTCTTGTGATCCTGTGAAAGCTGGAGACGTGTCTTAAATGGAACGGAACGTGTCGTAACCTTCATCTTGGCATCAGAAGTGCTCAGCTTTTCGAGGGCGTTCTGCAAGTATTCCAAGGTGTTCTTAGCAAGTGCCGTGTCATCAGAGGTCAAGGTGTAGTTAACAGACTTGCTGCCGACTTCCTTCATACCCTGGCTAAACAGCTTACGGGCACCCTTAAGGTCGTAGTCCGTGTACTGCTTGACTGCCTTGGTTGGCTTGGTGGTGAAGTCTTCACCCTTATCGTTGTACATCATCTTGGTGGCAACGACAGTGCTGATTGGCTGTGAACCATTGCCAAGAACCTGCTTGATAAAGTCAGGACGGTTGATTGCCATGGAAATAGCCTGACGAACCTTCTCGTTCTTGAAGGCTGGGATGCGGTTAGCATTCAGTTCAAGGTAGTAGGTTGCGTTCATCGCACGGTTGTTAAATGCTGGGTTGTTCTTCATCTGCTGGGCATCGTTACCAGAAAGCACAACATCGTCAAGCTTGTTGTCCTGGTAAAGGTTCAAAGCGGTCGAAGGATCCTTAACAACTTGGTAGGAAAGCTTGTTAATCTTGATGTTCTTCTTGTCCCAGTACTTAGGGTTCTTCGTTTCGTTCCACTTTTGATCACTACCGGACCAGCCCTTCATGGTGTAAGGACCGTTAAAGGCAATGGTCTTGGAAGAAGTCCCGTACTTGTTACCGTACTTCTCAACCTTGCTCTTTTCGACTGGGTCGAATGTCTGCAGGGTAATCATCTTTTCAAAGTAAGGCATTGCCTTGTCCAAGTGAACGATGAAAGTTGACTTGTTAGGTGCTTCAACACCCAACTTGGACTTGTCCATCTTGCCATTTGCAATGGCGTCAGCGTTCTTGATGCCACTGAAGATGTAGGCGTACTGAGACTTGGTTGCTGGGTCAACCGCACGACGCCATGAGTAGGCGAAGTCCTGAGCTGTCACAGCCTTGCCATCATTCCACGTTGTGCCCTTGCGCAGGTGGAAGGTGTAAGTCTTCTGATCCTTGGAAACAGTTGCCATCTTGGCAGCCATATCAGGTTCGAGCTTGTTTCCGTGGAAACGGTAGAGACCAGACATGGTGTTAGCCAGTGCCTGTCCAGAAATGACATCAGTTGCTTGTGCAGCGTCCATCGTGTTAATAATGTCACCAGCCATGATGCGAACTGATGAAGTATTAGAACTGCTGGACTTGCCACCACAGGCAGCGAGTAGCACTGTCAGGGCAGCCGCAGCGGCACCCATCAAAATTTTCTTCTTCATAATTCTTCAAAACCCTCCCTAAGGTTTATGCTTACCTAATTAGAATACGCCTCGCGTAAATGAAATTCTACTTATTTGTGACATTTTTTCGAAATCTTGTGACATTTTCTTTCAGCCTTAATTAATCAGATGCTCATAAGACTGACAGGAAGAAACCTTATGGGCGTCCGACTTTGGCTTGCTATTCCTGTGTAAAATTTATGAACAGATGTTTCCATATGAGACACAATTGTGGCTTGCAGCGTGACTTAATAGTTCGACTGACATGATGCTGCATATAACGGCCAGTGATTAATTAAAGTAACCGACAAAAAAGGCCTCGACACGACGACGAGGTCTTTCTTACCCAGGGAGGGTTAATGAAGCTGTGGGCATTCCAGATACAGTGAGTTACTTGTTTGTCGCGCCCACGAAGTTGAACATACCACCAGGGCCCATAGTCATGCCCTTAAGTGATGTCTTGGTTAAGTGCGCTGACCCACGCTGGTAGATGGCGATGACGCCTTCGTCCTTAGCGAGAATCTGAGCTGCCTGTTCGAGGTCGTTCCAACGCTTCGTCTTGTTGGTCACATCGGTTGTCTTCGATGCCTTGATCAGCTTGTCGTATTCCGCGTTGGTCCACTGGCCACGGTTGTAGTCGTTACCGGTTGTGAACAGGTCCAGGAAGGAAATAGCATCTGGGAAGTCGGCGGACCAAGCTGACACAACCATGTCGAACTTGTGGTCCGTGCTCAGTTGCAGACGTGTCTTAAATGGTACCGTCTGGGTCTTGATGTTGAGCTTCAGGTTGCCAGTTGCCAGCTTGGAGAAGGCATTCTGCAGGTATTCAACGGTGCTCTTAGCAGCATCCGTATCGTCAGTCAGAATGGTAAAGGAAGCATTCGTGAGTCCCTCTTCCTTCATCCCTTCAGCAAACAGCTTCTGCGCGTTCTTCAGGTCGTACTGACGGTATTGCTTAACCGACTTGTCAGCCTGAGTTGCGAAGTCCTGGCCCTTGTCGTTGTAGAACATCTTAGCAGGTACAACTGTTGAGACGGGCTGGGAACCATTTCCGAGCACCTTCTTGATGAAGTTCTCCCGGTTGATGGCCTGGCTAAATGCCTGACGTACCTTTTGACTCCGGAACAACTTGTTCTTGTTTTGGTTCATTTCGAGATAGAAGGTCGAGTTTTCAAACACGGTGTTGTAGGCCGCGTTCTTCTTCATCTGGGAAGCTGCATCGCCAGAAACCACGACGTCGTCCAGCTTGCCGTCTTGGAACAAGTTGAGTGCGGTGGAGTTTTCCTTAACAACCTGGTTCTTGATGCTGCTAATCTTCACGTTCTTCTTGTTCCAGTAGCCGTTGTTCTTGGTGAACGTCCAGGTGTTGTCAGACCCGTTCCAGTTGTTCAGCTTGTATGGGCCGTTGAAGACCAGCGTGCTGGACTTGGTCCCAAACTTGTCGCCGTACTTGTCGACAGCAGATTTCTTCACAGGATCAAATACTTGCAAAGTAATCATCTTTTCAAAGTAAGGCATTGGCGTGTCCAGCTTGACCTGGAACTTGGTGTCAGAAAGCGCCTTGGCACCTAGTGTGCTTGGCTTCTTCTTACCCGCCATGATGTCATTGGCGTTCTCGATGCCTGAGAAGATGTAGGCGTATTGCCCCTTGGTTGCGGGGTCAACGGCGCGCTGCCAGCCATACTGGAAGTCCTTGGCTGTCACACGGCTACCATCGCTCCATTTGGCGTTCTTGCGCAACGTGAAGGTGTAAGTCTTCTGGTCCTTAGACACCTTCGCCATGCTTGCCGCCATATCAGGGGTCAGCTTTTTGCCCTGGAAACGGTACAAGCCGGCGTACGCGTTCGTCATCGCCTGGCCGGAAATGACGTCGGTAGCAAGTGCCGGGTCCATGGTTGCAATGACGTCCCCTTCCATCCGGGTAACGGTTTGGCCTTTATCTGCACTGCCGCCCTTGCTGCCACAAGCAGCGAGTAAAACGACGAGCGCAGTCGACATGACGCCGAGCCACATTCGGTTCTTCTTCATAAGATTTGTCCTCCTTAAGACTGTGTAAAATTAGAATACTACACAAGTTTCTTAAAGTAAATTAATTTTACACATTTTGTCACTATGAAAGCGGTAAATATTCATATCGCGGACATAGTTGCGTGTACTGTTCGTATATTGCAAACACCAGTTGTCATAATCTGTGACGAATAGTGGCGTAATTCGAGAAAAACTAGAGGCGGTTTACTGTGCCTTGCTCAAAAGATTAAAAAGGCGAGTGATGTGTTGTCATAAAAAGTTTTGTCTGCCCGCACGAAGCCACTTATGGTATTCTTGACCCATGGAATCGGTTTCTTGTTGTTATTAACACAAGTTCTGCCGATGACTTGGAGGTAGTCAAATGCACAAAAGAATGAAACTCACGCGCTGGCTGTTGCTCGCCGTTGCCGCGGTGACGCTCGCCCTCGGATTTGCGAGCCAGCATCCGGTCCAGGCACAGTCCAACAAATGGGTGAACGATCATACAAACACCCTCTCAAAGCAGACGATGCAGCGTATTTACGACATCAACGAGCAGGACTTCGCCAAAGTCACCGGCAACCCGCAGCTCATGGTTGAGGTGTACAACAAAATCCCAGATCGTGACGACGTGGATGACTTCAAAGTTGACCGGTTCCAAGACCTCGGCGTTGGTCGCAAGGGTTGGGACAACGGCATGTACTTTGTGATTGCCCTCAAGCAGCACAAATATGGCCTCGAGGTTGGTTATGGCCTCGAATCCATAGTGCCTGATGCATCCAAGAGTAGCATCATTACGGACCACATCAAGGCGGTGCTGCGCGCAGGCCACTATGATCTGGGTGTGCGCGAAATTTCCAATAATATTGCCCGCACCGTTAACAAGAACCAATCGGCAATCATGACACCTGGTGACATCGCGGCCAAGCACGCTGCGGATCAACGAATGCTGGCCACCATCGGCATCGTCGTTGCCATCATCGCCGGTGTCATCATCATCTGGCTTGCTTGGCTGGTGCTGCGCCACGTACACCGGCAGCGGGAATTCGACCGTCTGCTCCGTTCAGACGTCGATTGGCCTGCAAGCATGACTTTAATCAACAGTCTGCCTGAGTCCGAACAGGATAAGTTCCAAACTCGTATCAAGGCGCCCTGGTTTGGCAAGTCCAATCCAGAACTGGTCTATCGCAAAGAATTTGCAGAATACGTCTGGAACAACCTGGCTGTGTTGGTTGATCGCACGCACACGCCCAGTCCTTATCCAGCGTATGTCTACGACAGCGT contains the following coding sequences:
- a CDS encoding peptide ABC transporter substrate-binding protein, with the translated sequence MKKNRMWLGVMSTALVVLLAACGSKGGSADKGQTVTRMEGDVIATMDPALATDVISGQAMTNAYAGLYRFQGKKLTPDMAASMAKVSKDQKTYTFTLRKNAKWSDGSRVTAKDFQYGWQRAVDPATKGQYAYIFSGIENANDIMAGKKKPSTLGAKALSDTKFQVKLDTPMPYFEKMITLQVFDPVKKSAVDKYGDKFGTKSSTLVFNGPYKLNNWNGSDNTWTFTKNNGYWNKKNVKISSIKNQVVKENSTALNLFQDGKLDDVVVSGDAASQMKKNAAYNTVFENSTFYLEMNQNKNKLFRSQKVRQAFSQAINRENFIKKVLGNGSQPVSTVVPAKMFYNDKGQDFATQADKSVKQYRQYDLKNAQKLFAEGMKEEGLTNASFTILTDDTDAAKSTVEYLQNAFSKLATGNLKLNIKTQTVPFKTRLQLSTDHKFDMVVSAWSADFPDAISFLDLFTTGNDYNRGQWTNAEYDKLIKASKTTDVTNKTKRWNDLEQAAQILAKDEGVIAIYQRGSAHLTKTSLKGMTMGPGGMFNFVGATNK
- a CDS encoding TPM domain-containing protein, with the translated sequence MHKRMKLTRWLLLAVAAVTLALGFASQHPVQAQSNKWVNDHTNTLSKQTMQRIYDINEQDFAKVTGNPQLMVEVYNKIPDRDDVDDFKVDRFQDLGVGRKGWDNGMYFVIALKQHKYGLEVGYGLESIVPDASKSSIITDHIKAVLRAGHYDLGVREISNNIARTVNKNQSAIMTPGDIAAKHAADQRMLATIGIVVAIIAGVIIIWLAWLVLRHVHRQREFDRLLRSDVDWPASMTLINSLPESEQDKFQTRIKAPWFGKSNPELVYRKEFAEYVWNNLAVLVDRTHTPSPYPAYVYDSVPTGYGLAIPTGTISDAAAQKPKRKRLTVDDVNNMPNLSAFIARLDAKSKFEPYTMYQAAFEKWAADNKIVMPEQAYVWREFITNVSEDDQAELATAKAQTAVFAAILYHKHHPNENQTNNLLALPIWVAGNYGGGSQGGGFGSGGGGGMSGGGGFSGGW